The genomic DNA TCACGATGTAATGCGCTGTTACAGGAGGGAACATCTCCCGAAAAACCCAATACACCAATTCCAGAAGATATTCCACTTGTATATTGTCCAGTCTGTAACCGGCAGTACTGGGAAGGAACACATACAAAAAATATGAGAGACAACCTGCTTCAGATGGTGAATAAAAAATAAAAAATTGTAGCAGGATTTATTTTTGTACCATAATTCCGGATTTCATTCTGATTACAAGCGACTTCTCTTCAGATTTCCCGCTGATTCCTATAATTCCGTCAATTTCATCTGCTACCGATTCCAGTTCGTCAAATATCCGGTTTGCATCCCGGCGAATCTCCCGTATTGAATCACGAAGGCTCCTACCCCGCAGATGGATAAGACGACGGTCCCGGTAGATCATCCCTGAACGTGACAGATTTCTTAAATGATGATTTACTCTTCCCTGCGATATCTCCAGCAGAGATCCGAGATCCTCTGAGGATATCCCGTCATTACCAGATAAATTCTCCAGTATTTTCAGAATAATCTGCGTTGACAGGTTATCGATATCCCGACCGGATGACAGACCCAGGGTGTCGCATAACCAGTAGGTCTCTTCAATCAGGTCTTTTTTATGTGGACGGGGGAGGTTTTGGAGGATAAGCCGCTGATGCATGGATGAGATACAATCAGGTTATTGTTGATATCATATCAATATTATCGAAATGATCTTGAAGGAATTAGAAAAATATATATAGAATTTTTAATCAACAATTATGTGCATATTGCATTTCAAAGGAGTTAGCGTATGGCAATTACACCAATCGGACCACGTGTCCTGATTAAACCTTATAAGCAGGAAGAGAAGACCAAGGGAGGCATTTACATCCCTGACTCTGCCAAGGAAAAGAAGAAACAGGGAGAAGTAATCGCCGTCGGAACATTCGAAGACGGAAAAGAACTCCCCATCAAGCCAGGAGACATTATTCTTTATGGTGGATACAGCCAGGAAGAGATTGAATTTGACAAAGAAGACTATGTTATCGTCGAGTTCAAGAATGTCGTTGCAAAACTGAACTAGGTGTCATTCATGTCAGCAAAACAACTCATGTTCAATGAAAACGCCCGTCATGCACTCCTTGAAGGCGTTAATAAAGTTGCCAATACCGTAAAAATCACCCTGGGACCAAAGGGAAGAAATGTTGTCCTTGACAAGGCAGGTGGCCCGGTCGTCACAAACGACGGAGTAACCATCGCAAAAGAGATCGAACTCAAAGACAAGTTCGAGAATGTTGGTGCAAAACTCATCAAGGAAGTTGCTTCCAAGACCCAGGACACCACCGGAGACGGAACCACCACCGCAACAGTGCTTGCTCAGGCCATGATCACCGAGGGTATCAAGAATATCACCGCCGGTGCAAACCCAATCGAGATCAAGAAGGGTATCCTGAAGGCAGTCGATGCTGCAGTCGCCTCCATTAAGGCAAAGAGTATCGAAGTCAAGGACAAGGAGACTATTAACCGCATCGCAATCATCTCTGCAAACAATGACGAAGAGATCGGAAACCTGATCTCTGAGGCCATGGACAGGGTCGGATACAATGGTGTCATCACCGTTGAGAACTCCAAGACCCTTGAGACCACCCTTGAGCATGTCGAAGGTATGCAGTTTGACCGTGGGTACATATCACCCTACATGGTCACCGATCAGGAACGCCGGGTTGTTGAGTTTGAAGAACCATACATACTCATCACCGACCGGAAGATCTCAAGTCTGAAAACTTTAATCCCGGTTCTTGAGATGATCGCCCAGAGCGGAAAGCCACTGCTCATCATCGCAGACGATGTCGACGGAGAAGCCCAGACTGCCCTCATCCTGAACATCATCCGTGGCGCCATCAAGGTCTGTGCAGTAAAGGCACCTGAATTTGGAGATGTCAGAAAGGAAGTTCTCCAGGACATTGCAATCCTCACCGGCGGAACCGTCATCAGCGAGGAACGCAACCTTGCAATCGAGGATGTCACCCTTGACATGCTTGGACAGGCACGGACCGTCAAGGTTGACCAGGACAAGACCACCATCGTAGGCGGTAAGGGGAAGAAATCAGACATCGACACCCGTAAGAAACTGATAGAGTCCCAGCTTAATATCACCGAGAAGAAATACGACAAGACCACTCTTCAGAACCGTCTTGCAAAACTCTCCGGTGGGGTCGCCGTCATTAAGGCAGGCGCAGCAACCGAGACTGAAGTCAAGGAGAAGAAGATGCGTATCGATGACGCACTCAATGCAACCAAGGCAGCAGTCGAGGAAGGGTATGTCGCCGGTGGTGGAGTAACCCTCTTCCGTGCAATCAAGGCACTTGAATCCATGAAGGCTGACCCTGAACAGATGATCGGTGTCAACATTGTAAAGCGTGCACTTGAAGAACCACTCCGCCAGATTGCAGATAATGCAGGTCGCGAGGGAGCCGAAGTCATCGCTATGATCAAGAGCAATGCAAGCGAGACCTACGGATACAATGCAAAGACTGACACCTATGAAGACCTTCTCCAGGCAGGAGTTCTTGACCCGACAAAGGTTGTCAGATCCGGTCTTCAGAATGCAGCATCTATTGCAGGAATGCTCCTGTCAACTGAAGCAGTTGTTGTCGATTTCGACGAAGAAAAAGATAAGACATCTGCTGCAATCATCATCTAATCTTTTTTTTAGATTCTGATCACATTTCACATTCTGAACTTTCTTTTCTCTCGTTCCTTTGTGTTCGTAATATACATCACCCCAAAGAAGAGGGCGATACAAAAACACAGAACTGCAGCAATCACCAGTTTCCAGTCCATATCAGCAGATTCTGACGTCATGGCCATACCAACAAATATCAGACCGATGATGCATACTCCGGTTATTTCAAAGGCATATAAAAACCGTTCACCGAGCTGGACCATTGTGCTCTATTCTCCTGCAGATCAAATATTTTATACCTCTGATGACCGTATAAACGTTCCGTTTGTATCCATGAAGATCCAGAACGAGGTAAAGGGGGAGATATTCCGGGTATCTGAGAACCTGCCCTCTGCTCCACTAATAATAGCCGGATCATACTGCTGCGTGGATACATTAAAGGGAAGAATGCTCACCCATGATGATTCATTCGGGGAAAGAATGTCACGGGCCGGGATCTCTTTCAGAAAAGGTGATCCGGCAAGATTCCATCCCTTTTCCACAGGTTTTGTACTGTTTGAGTTCATATTAAGAACAAGGGGCACAGATACCGGTGCATCAGAGTAAACCAGAAGTCCGTCCAGAGGTGCCGGAGAGATCTCAGGGTTTTGAGCAATCCATCCACCAATTCCTTTGTAAGTCCATATGGTATGACCATCGGTATTGACCTTTGAGAAGAGATCACGACAGGTCTTCTGGGATCGGAGCGGGGCAGGGATTGAGACAAAGTTCCAGCCAGGTACCAGCTGCAGCTCATGCAGGGTTGTATTTCCTGAACCAAGAGTCCGTCTCATCTCACGGGAACCGGTGCCTGAATTAAATGCGATGAGGGTCTTTTGCAACGTCAGATCCTCAGCGGCCTTCATCGCAGCCGGAGCATTCAAAAGCCCGTATCCATAGTAAATATCCCTCCCGGTTCTGCCCAGGTCAGTTGCTGATGACTGAAGCAGAGAGCGGATTTCTGCAGACGTCAGCCCCGGATACCCGTTCTTTATGAGAGCTGCAACCCCTGCAACCTCTGCAGCTGCAAATCCTGTTCCTGTGCCCCGGCAATAGGACGTGTTCAGACATGGAGTGATAATGTCCTCACCTGGTGCGACAAGCTCGTTATATATCCCGTAATTGGAAAAGTATGATAAACCGTCCGTTTTCGCAACGGATCCGACTGATAGTACATCAAAATGATCAGAAGGATAATGCATGGCGTTGGAATCCTCATCACCAGCCGGTGCAATGAGAAGAACCCCATGGTCCTTTGCATAAGCTATGGCCCGATCCTCGGCTCGTGAAGGTTCAGTCCCGCCATATCCCATCAGGATGATATCAGCACCGGCATCGGTTGCATGAGCAATAGCTAGAGCAGAACGGGATGCGGACATATCATTTCCGGTTACCCCGATTCGTTCAGGGATTAAAACAAGTGAAGAGTTGGTCGAATTCTGTGATACATTCCCTGCGATCAGGGAGATAACTCCACAGAGAGCAGTCCCGTACCCATCCGCATCTTCAGGTCTGCTGTCCTGCCCTGCCCAGTCATAGCCCTGGTCAATGGGACCGACATCCGGATGAGAGAGATCTACCCCGGTACTAATGACTGCAACTTTGAGGACCGATGTATTAAGACCCGACCGTCTGACCGTATCAACCCCGGTTCTGACAAGAGCCCACTGGTCAGGAGAACTATTGATAATCTGGTCATCTTTGGTGACAGATCCCGACTTGCGCTGTGCATCCTGCTCAATCTCATGAACCCACGGCAGGTTTAACAGTTCATTTGTGACATATTCGGTCTCATTTGGATCTGTATCGACTGCGACAAAACCAAGCAGGGGAGACCGGAGAGAATAGGTAACATTTTCAGGAAGCGGGACATCAGGTGGAACAGGTTCATAGCCACCAGTCTCATTAGGAGCTGCATACACGATAAGACGCACTTCATCGCTATCAGCGCCGGAAACCTGAATGAAGAGCCCACAGAATAAGAGAATACCAATGAACCCCATCATCACTGGTTTTATAAAGCATCCGCTCTCATTCAGGCAACCCAAGTTAAGCCCCACCATGTATACTGCCCGAGTACTTCAACATCTGTATCAGGGAGACAAAAACCCTCTGATTTGTCAGCAGCCAGGGAACAAAATTCCAGGCCGGTTCATATAGATCCACCAACCTTCTGACGGATATAATAACCGTGATGGAGAATAGGTTCCTGAACCACCATTTATAATGGAAGGCCTGAATTCCTGGGTCCTGGGATCAAAGACCAAAACCGTAGTCCATGCATCGGTAAGCGGGGAGAGCAGATCCCGTGCAGTGATACTCTCCCGTCCTGGGACCCCGACCGGGTTCCACCCCGGATACAGTTGCTTCACCGTCTGGTTGGTCCCGGTTGTATCAAAATGCAGGTTGATACCAGCCTCCTGTTCAGAATATACCCAGACCACATCCATCTGAAGGAGAGTATCATTTGGGCGAACCACACTCCAGAACCCTCCTGCCGGATTATAGCGCCAGATAGAATGGCAGGCAGTCTGAACCGGGTTGAAGATCTGTGCGGTTTCATTCCCCCTCGTAAGTGGATAGGGAATTGATACCATATTCCATCCAGGATAGAGGAGCAGTTTTTCTGCTGCATCATACATCCGTGGCTCAAAATTACACCCATTCATCACCGGGTACAAGATATTCCCTGATGTGTTCTCTGGAAGTGACAGGTTTGTTGCAACCGGTATCCCCCTCCCATATACGGGATCCCAAGCATCAGTAGATGTACCGGTCGCATTCAGAATTATCTTCCTGACTTCACTCTCTTTCATACCCAAAGACCCACTCATAACAAGAGCTGCAAGCCCTGCAATATGAGGGGCGGCTGCACTGGTCCCGGTAAAGACTGCATGTTGCATTGAACCGGTCAGAACCGTGATATGATCCGGCGCAACCAGATCCGGCTTTTTTCGAAGCTCATAGACAGGGTACCTGATAAGTGCCGGCCCCCGGGAAGAATACTCCTGAACGGTGAGATTTTTCCCGCCAGGTGCCGCAGCCCCCACCACCAGAGCCTGTTTTACTGCCTGCTGACCAAAAACAGAATCTTCAGGAGTGTACGGATCTAATTCAACTGATCTGCCTGATAAGGGAAGGACATAGATCTCGAGCAGGGCATCCTCTGCAGCTGCCTGGACAACCTTCACGGTAAACTCCCGTGGTCGGTCAGCAGAATTTACAAACCTGACCCACTCCATGGGATCGTCATCTCCATCCTGAATATTTACACTTCTTGCAATCTCCCGCCCCGAGTCATCATACAGGAAGAGATCATAATTGTTCGCCGATGTGCCAAACCGATCGTCCCATTGCAGGATTACATGCCCGGCAAGACCTGATGGAACGGTAAATTTCATGTCTCGTCCGGTTGATCCCTGAAAATCCTGCCACAGATATCCCTGATCCTCGTACCCGTGAAATGGAGCCTGGTAATGCTCCTTTGCAAAGTTACCAGCTGCAGTAATATAGAGAACATTATACGAAAGAACACGGTCGATTATATTCTGACTGATATACCCGTCCTCGAAAAATGGTTCCACATAGGTGATATCATCGCAAATAATGTTACAACCATGGATAATCAGCTGGTCCAGGGCACGGACAAATTCTATCTGGCTTGATCCCCGGTCATGAAAGACGAGTGTTGCATTCGGAGCAATATCATGGATGATCTGCAGCATGGCAAGTCCTTCGTCACCGCCAACAGTATCAGATATAACCTCCACATCCGGGAGTTCTCCAAGAGCCTTCAGATCTTCAAGACCATCAACCCCGTCTGATATGACGCCGACTTTGACACCTTCCCCGGACAATCCTGAAATATTACGAAATTCCCGTGTCTTAAGCAGATAATCGCCCTCGGTCGTTATTTTGGATGTCCGGGGGGGTATCTGAACAACAAGGGAGAGTATACCATCCTGCATGGCCAGACGGGTGATATTATCTGCCCGTATCCATCCCCCGATACGGCCATATACCGAATCCGCAACCGGAGAAGAGAAATAATCCAAAAATGAGGAGGGTGAAAAGGAAGGGCTAGTCTTCGCCGATATACGGACCTCAATATCAGCATCCCGAATCCTCACTTCACCGGTCTTTTCCATGAGCGCCATCATATCTGCCCGTGACTGTCCGGGAGAGAGGTAGGTATCATCAAGAAGCTGCAAAAGGTCAGTGGAGAGTTTTTTCTTCCATGAATTTTCAGGAACAAAAACTGATGCTGGTTCATCCAGTATATTCTCGAATGACCCTGAACTGGCCGGAGGAATTACTGGCATGATACTTTTAATCCCGCTCATACCAGAAAGAAGAGTCAGGTTTTCAGATGTTGCCCATCCCGTGACAAGATGATAGGATGTGTCCTCTGCCGGATGAGAAAGCAAAGGGAGGATATTTTCACTTGTCTGATTCTTCTCAAGTTCCAAAAGGATATGAACTGACCAGGTACCGGTCTCATTTCTCCGTATCTGCCCGTTCTTCTCCATGTTGTCTATGATGTCATCAGGCGACTGACCAGGCGGACAGGAGGCCTTATGTAAGATCTGAAGAAGGTCGCTGGACAGGATATCGGATGCGGAGTTGTCGCTCACTAAGGCTTTGTCTGCCTCCCCAAACCCGCATATAGAAAATATTGTGAGTACTAGTATGACGGGTAATAAAAAAACCAAATCCTTTTGCACCGGCCCACCAGTGAGAAATAGGTTTACCTATGAATCATAAGAAGTCTTTCGCCATATATACCCTTATTTTACTAGGAGGGCAAACCTTGTGACATGGATGTTGAGGGTTATGCCCGCCGGAATCTGAAGAGAGGCAGGGCGTCCCAGGATATTATATCAGATCTTGCTGACCGTATTGTTGAGATAAAAGGGACCAGCAGGGAATATGCTCTTTCCTTTGCACAGGCGGTCTTGGTAGAAGTGACCGCTACCTCTGATCTTACGAGCGACATTCTCACCTATGAAAAGGCCGGTGTCACTATGGGTGCCTTCGGAGTCGGCTCACGAGGGACCGGCGACTTTTATGCACACCGGAAGATAGCAGAGATCATCGGAAAATCAGGGGCCACCGTGGGAGTCGAAGATATGGATGATGCCGGTGTGGTTCAGGCCGGGGGTCAGTTTATTGTCTGCACCGTTGACGGGATGCATTCACGTCTCTCAGATTTTCCTTACCTTGCCGGTTTTCATGTGACCCGTGCGACCCTTCGTGACTGCTATGTGATGGGAGCACGCCCGGTCATGTTGTTTTCTGACATTCACGTTGCCGATGACGGGGACGTTGCAAAGATCTTTGATTATACCGCCGGGGTGACGACGGTTGGAGAACTGACCGAGGTGCCTCTTGTCAGCGGATCAACTCTCAGGATAGGCGGGGACATGGTCATTGGTGACCGCATGACCGGGTGTGTCGGGACCGTCGGAGTTGCAGACCACATCACCGCACGACGACAGGCGGCCCCAGGGGATCTGCTTCTTATGACCGAGGGTGCCGGAGGGGGGACCATTGCTACAACAGCCCTCTACTACGGGTATCATGACGTGGTAGATCGGACTATCAACCTTACCTTCCTTCGTGCGGCAGATGCCATCCTGAGAAGTAACCTGCTTGGTTCCATCCATGCAATGACCGATGTAACGAACGGAGGACTTCGGGGAGATGTTCACGAGATGGCAAAGACTGCCGGTCTTCGGTTCATTGTAGAAGAGGAAGCAGTTCAGGGACTTGTCGATCCACACGTTTACCGGATGCTGATGGACCTTGAGATCGATCCGCTTGGCGTATCCATCGATGCCCTTCTCATCATCGCCCAGCCTGATGTCATCTCAAAGGCCCAGGCCCTGCTCTCTGATATCGGGGTTAAATCATCAGTCATAGGCCGGGTCGAAGAGGGCCGGGCTGAACCAGTTCTATTGAGAAACGGAAAAGAAGAGGAATTTAACCCACGGTTCAGAGAGGCGGCATATACTCCGCTCAAGAAACTGGTAGAGAAAGAACAACAGGATTTTGAATTGATGAAAACGGAGGTTGACCGGGCTGCACAGGCCGCTATAGCCAAAAAGATGCGGGTGATGGAAAGGCTCAAGCCCTGATCTTTGCCTCACATCATCCCCGATTACCCCGAATATACACAGTACGGTCAGGAAAGCCAAAAATATGTCATTTTTAATCATACTTTTTTTACCCCGTTAAATATCCTTCAGTCTTGAGACTTATGATGGATTACAACCAAGTACTACCCAGGTATACATGGCATATGTCCACCGGATAGAAGTCCAATATAAAACCGATCCCAGACTAAAGGTCAGAACTGATCGGATCCGTTCACTTGGGTTTCCCATTGATGAACTTCATGTGATCGATATCTATACCATCTCAACGAATTCACATGACTTTAGCCCTGAAGAACTGCGTGAGATCGGAACTCAGCTCATAAACCCGGTGGTACAGACATGTACCGTTGATACGGCCACAATCGCACACTTTGATACGGCCATTGAAGTCGGGTTTCTTCCCGGAGTGACCGACAACGTAGGAACAACCGCACGCCAGACCATCGAAGACTACACCAAACGAAAATTCGGGCCAGGAGAAGCGGTATACTCATCTCAGCTCTTCTTTGTCAAAGGAAGGCTTTCACCAGCAGCGATTGAAAACCTGGCCGCAACACTTGCCAATCCCCTTATCAACCGGGTTCATATAAAATCACGAGCAGAGTACGGCACGACAGGGATGGACAGAGTTGTCCCGGTTGTCAGCCTGCACGAACTCCCGACTGCTGAACCGGTAGATCTTGACGTTGACGACCAGGAACTTATCAGAATCGGAAAGGAAGGCATCATAGACGCTGAGACCGGACAGAGAAGAGGCCCGCTCGCACTCGATCTGGTGCAGTTGCATGCAATCCGTGACTATTTTCAAGCTCAGGGGAGAAAACCGACCGATGTTGAGATAGAATCACTGGCCCAGACCTGGAGTGAGCATTGTAAGCATACGATCTTTGCCTCACCAATGGACGATGATATGCCAAGAGGGCTGTATAAAACCTGCATCCAGGCAGCTACCAATACCATACGGGCACAAAAAGGCGACAAGGACATCTGCCTGAGTGTCTTCTCCGACAATTCAGGGGCGATTATCTTTGACGACCATTATCTTGTCACCCATAAGGTCGAAACCCATAACTCCCCGTCTGCACTTGATCCTTTTGGCGGGGCACTAACCGGCATTGTGGGGGTAAACCGGGACACCATCGGGTTTGGTCTGGGAGCAAAGCCCTGTATCAACATCTACGGGTTCTGTGTCGGCGACCCGGAGAGCAATCCGGTCCTCTATCGTGGGAAAAATAGGTCAAATCCGATCCTCTCTCCGCGACGGATTCTTGACGGGGTGGTGTCAGGTGTCGGTGTTGGCGGGAACTGTTCAGGCATCCCCACCCCCCAGGGATTTGTCTGGTTTGATGACCGGTATGTTGGAAAACCCCTGGTCTTTGCAGGAACGGTCGGCATAATGCCCCGAACTGACGGAACACGCAAGCTCTATGAGAAACAGGCACGGCCGGGAGATCTTATTGTCATGATTGGCGGGAGGGTCGGGAAAGATGGCATTCATGGGGCAACGTTCTCCTCAGAGGCACTGGACCCGAAAAGTCCGGTCACCGCCGTCCAGATAGGAGATCCCATCACTCAGAAGAAATTATCCGATGTTATCGTCAAGGAGGCCCGTGACCGGGGACTGTATACCAGTATCACCGATAACGGCGCCGGTGGAATCTCCTGTTCGGTTGCAGAGATGGCAAAGGAATGTAATGGATGTCATGTCTTGCTCGATAAAGTACCGCTCAAATATCCGGGGATGGCACCCTGGGAGATCTGGATCTCTGAATCACAGGAACGCATGACACTTGCGGTTCCACCAGAAAAACTGGATGAATTCATGGACCTCCTGGCCAGCCGGGACGTAGAGGCAACGGTTATCGGAACATTCACCAACACCGGCCGGTGTATTGTGGAGTATCATGGATCTGTCGTGATGGATATCGAACTCTCCTTCCTGCACGACGGTGTTCCGGTAAAACAATTAAAGACAGAACCAACAGTCCCGGTTCCATCAGATCCCATGCCACCGTGCCCGGAACAACTGGATCTGATCCTCAAAGAGATGCTTGCGAGAAAGAATATCTGTTCCAAGGAGTTCATCTCCATCCAATATGACCATACCGTCCAGGGCGGTCATGTTCTTGGCCCGGTCCAGGGACCAGGACGAGTGCAGGGGATGGCAACCCTTATGAAAGTAGTTCCTGGTTCAAAGAAAGGAGTGGGTTTATCACAGGGCATCTTCCCGTCCTACTCAGAGATTGACTCCTACCGGATGGCGATTGCCTGTATTGACACCGCGATCCGTGGTCTTATCGCCCTTGGTATTCCGCTTGATGCGATAGCCATTCTTGATAATTTCTGCTGGTGTTCTTCAGATGATCCAAAGCGTCTGGCCCAGCTTAAAGCGGCAGCTCGTGGTTGTTATGACGGGGCCACCGGGTTTGAGACACCATTCATCTCAGGAAAAGACAGTATGTTCAACGACTTCAGGGGATATGACGGGGAGAGTAATCCGGTGCTGGTCTCCGTGCCCCCGACGCTCCTTATATCCTCCATCGGTATCCATCCGGATGTGACAAAAGCAGTCTCCCTTGATGCGAAGATCGAAGGAGATCTCGTTTATCTGATCGGAGAGAACAGGGATGAACTTGGCGGTTCTGAATACGCTGCTCATCTTAATATCTCCGGTGGCATCGTCCCTGCCATTGATATTCCAGCCATGAAGGCCAGATACCATCGACTCACCCATGCTATTTTACACGATCTTGTTGCATCTGCTTTCCCGGTTACCCACGGAGGACTTGCCGTTGCCCTTGCCAAGGTTGCAATCGGTGGAAAACTTGGTATGGATGTCACCCTTTCCGGAGACCTGCGATCAGATGTCCTTCTCTTTTCAGAAACACTCGGACGATTTATTGTGACGGTTGATCCTGATAAGAAACGATCATTTGAACTGGCAATGGGATCTGACGCAACACTGATTGGCAGGGTAACGGGGAAGAACCTGCAGATAACCGGCCCCTCACTCAGAATATCTGTTCCGGTCAGTGAGCTTGAATCTGCGTATAAAAAACCATTCGGAGGGTACTAATCATGAATCCGACAGCGACACGACACGCCTCCGGACAGAAGGAGCAGGAGTTGATCCCGGATAAGGCGCTTATTATGAGCGGGTACGGGATTAATTCAGAGATTGAGACCAGGGAGGTGCTTTTACGTGCCGGCATGGATGCTGACATCATTCACATCAACGATCTTATCGACCGGAAATACCGGATGTGCGATTATCGTCTTTTGGTTTTCCCTGGCGGGTTCTCCTATGGTGATGATACCGGAGCAGGAAATGCCTATGCCAACCGGGTCAGGAATAATCTTTGGAATGATGTGACCGAATTCCTCGAGGAAGATAACCTGGTCCTTGGTATTTGCAACGGGTTTCAAATCCTCGCAAATCTTGGGCTTGTACCGGCATTTAACAAGCAGTACAAACGAGATATCGCTCTCATGCCAAACCGGAAGGGGGTGCTAGAATGCCGCTATGTAACCATCAAACCGGCTTCAGAAACCCTCTGGACGAAGGGAATAGAACGAATCGTCTGCCCGGTCTCTCATGGAGAAGGGAACTTTTCCTGCTCTAAGGAAGTGCTTACTGAGCTCAGGAGCCAAAAGATGATAGCCTTCACCTACTGCCGGGAGAATCTGAAACCTGCCGACGGAGAATACCCCTACAATCCGAACGGCTCGGTCGCGGACATTGCCGGAATCACTTCAGCAGACGGAAAAGTCCTTGCCATGATGCCTCACCCTGAGCGGGCTATGGAGTTTGTCAATGAATATGACTGGCCATTACAGAAAGAGAGACTTCGACGTCAGCAGCAGCCGATTCCGACCGAATCGATGAATATGAAACTATTTCGAAATATCGTTGAGTATTTCAGATAATTCTCACAGAAAAACTGTCCCTTTTTCAGGGAGGGGAATCTCCAAAATTTTTAACCATCCACTAATTCTAATCAAAAATCTTTCATTTTCGAGTAACTTATTCTAACCTATACCATTATGTATTTGTAACGTAATGGTAACCTATGCGAAAAGATGGTACATGTCTGCTGATTTTTTCTCTTTTTCTATTTTCCCTTTCATCTCCAGGGGGAGTTTCAGCCGAACCAATCGATGCACAGAACACAGATCTCTGGGATATCGTTGAAGATGCCTATGTATACTGTTACCCATTGGTTGTGGTTGATGCCACGCAGAAAAAATTTACGAACACTGAGGTCCCGAATCCCACACAGGCACCGATAAACCAACTGGCCCACAGTAATTTTGTGTTTACAGCAGAAAACAGA from Methanospirillum hungatei JF-1 includes the following:
- a CDS encoding AIR synthase-related protein; amino-acid sequence: MDVEGYARRNLKRGRASQDIISDLADRIVEIKGTSREYALSFAQAVLVEVTATSDLTSDILTYEKAGVTMGAFGVGSRGTGDFYAHRKIAEIIGKSGATVGVEDMDDAGVVQAGGQFIVCTVDGMHSRLSDFPYLAGFHVTRATLRDCYVMGARPVMLFSDIHVADDGDVAKIFDYTAGVTTVGELTEVPLVSGSTLRIGGDMVIGDRMTGCVGTVGVADHITARRQAAPGDLLLMTEGAGGGTIATTALYYGYHDVVDRTINLTFLRAADAILRSNLLGSIHAMTDVTNGGLRGDVHEMAKTAGLRFIVEEEAVQGLVDPHVYRMLMDLEIDPLGVSIDALLIIAQPDVISKAQALLSDIGVKSSVIGRVEEGRAEPVLLRNGKEEEFNPRFREAAYTPLKKLVEKEQQDFELMKTEVDRAAQAAIAKKMRVMERLKP
- a CDS encoding phosphoribosylformylglycinamidine synthase subunit PurL; protein product: MAYVHRIEVQYKTDPRLKVRTDRIRSLGFPIDELHVIDIYTISTNSHDFSPEELREIGTQLINPVVQTCTVDTATIAHFDTAIEVGFLPGVTDNVGTTARQTIEDYTKRKFGPGEAVYSSQLFFVKGRLSPAAIENLAATLANPLINRVHIKSRAEYGTTGMDRVVPVVSLHELPTAEPVDLDVDDQELIRIGKEGIIDAETGQRRGPLALDLVQLHAIRDYFQAQGRKPTDVEIESLAQTWSEHCKHTIFASPMDDDMPRGLYKTCIQAATNTIRAQKGDKDICLSVFSDNSGAIIFDDHYLVTHKVETHNSPSALDPFGGALTGIVGVNRDTIGFGLGAKPCINIYGFCVGDPESNPVLYRGKNRSNPILSPRRILDGVVSGVGVGGNCSGIPTPQGFVWFDDRYVGKPLVFAGTVGIMPRTDGTRKLYEKQARPGDLIVMIGGRVGKDGIHGATFSSEALDPKSPVTAVQIGDPITQKKLSDVIVKEARDRGLYTSITDNGAGGISCSVAEMAKECNGCHVLLDKVPLKYPGMAPWEIWISESQERMTLAVPPEKLDEFMDLLASRDVEATVIGTFTNTGRCIVEYHGSVVMDIELSFLHDGVPVKQLKTEPTVPVPSDPMPPCPEQLDLILKEMLARKNICSKEFISIQYDHTVQGGHVLGPVQGPGRVQGMATLMKVVPGSKKGVGLSQGIFPSYSEIDSYRMAIACIDTAIRGLIALGIPLDAIAILDNFCWCSSDDPKRLAQLKAAARGCYDGATGFETPFISGKDSMFNDFRGYDGESNPVLVSVPPTLLISSIGIHPDVTKAVSLDAKIEGDLVYLIGENRDELGGSEYAAHLNISGGIVPAIDIPAMKARYHRLTHAILHDLVASAFPVTHGGLAVALAKVAIGGKLGMDVTLSGDLRSDVLLFSETLGRFIVTVDPDKKRSFELAMGSDATLIGRVTGKNLQITGPSLRISVPVSELESAYKKPFGGY
- a CDS encoding phosphoribosylformylglycinamidine synthase subunit PurQ — translated: MNPTATRHASGQKEQELIPDKALIMSGYGINSEIETREVLLRAGMDADIIHINDLIDRKYRMCDYRLLVFPGGFSYGDDTGAGNAYANRVRNNLWNDVTEFLEEDNLVLGICNGFQILANLGLVPAFNKQYKRDIALMPNRKGVLECRYVTIKPASETLWTKGIERIVCPVSHGEGNFSCSKEVLTELRSQKMIAFTYCRENLKPADGEYPYNPNGSVADIAGITSADGKVLAMMPHPERAMEFVNEYDWPLQKERLRRQQQPIPTESMNMKLFRNIVEYFR